The [Bacillus] selenitireducens MLS10 genome includes a region encoding these proteins:
- a CDS encoding AAA family ATPase — MDLFSTPPEQERPKGPLAARMRPVTLDEIFGQTHIIGEGTLLRRAIEADRLSPMIFHGPPGTGKTTLAKVIANTTAAAFEQLNAVTAGIKDVREMVSQAKSRLDYDHKRTVLFIDEIHRFNKGQQDALLPHVEDGTVILIGATTENPMFEVNPALISRSRLFRLELLSDGDMRKVLEHALNDAKRGFGDYQVSFSEEAFNHIIDVAGGDARTALNALELAVLTTDADENEVIRIDLETAEASIQRRMIRYDKKGDNHYDTVSAFIKSIRGSDPDATLYWLAKMIYAGEEPRFIARRIYVHAAEDVGLADPNALLVAQAAFDAVEFLGMPEARIPLAEAALYLATAPKSNAVIKGIDAALETVQKERPGEVPVHLRDAHYKGASKLGHGEGYLYPHHYNHHYVVQQYLPDSLKDKRFYEPSVNGYEKTVLKRLDYFEERKKTGK; from the coding sequence ATGGATCTGTTTTCCACACCACCGGAACAGGAGCGGCCTAAAGGCCCACTCGCTGCAAGAATGCGCCCTGTGACACTCGATGAAATATTCGGACAAACCCATATTATCGGAGAAGGAACCCTTCTAAGACGCGCGATCGAAGCAGACAGACTGTCTCCGATGATTTTTCACGGACCGCCCGGCACCGGCAAAACAACCCTGGCCAAAGTCATTGCCAATACCACGGCTGCGGCTTTTGAGCAGCTGAATGCCGTCACCGCAGGAATTAAAGACGTCCGCGAAATGGTCAGTCAGGCAAAAAGCAGGCTAGACTACGATCATAAACGGACCGTTCTCTTCATCGATGAAATTCACCGATTCAATAAAGGACAGCAGGATGCCCTGTTGCCCCACGTGGAGGATGGCACGGTAATCCTCATTGGGGCCACCACTGAGAACCCCATGTTTGAAGTGAATCCGGCACTGATTTCCCGTTCAAGACTGTTTCGTCTTGAACTGCTTTCGGATGGGGATATGCGCAAAGTCCTTGAACACGCCCTGAACGATGCAAAGCGCGGATTTGGCGATTACCAGGTCTCCTTTTCCGAAGAAGCATTCAACCACATCATTGACGTTGCAGGCGGCGATGCCCGGACAGCATTAAATGCCCTTGAACTGGCCGTACTGACCACAGACGCAGACGAAAATGAGGTGATCAGGATCGACCTCGAAACGGCAGAAGCCTCCATCCAGAGAAGGATGATCCGCTATGATAAAAAAGGTGACAATCACTATGATACCGTCTCAGCTTTTATCAAAAGCATCCGTGGCAGCGATCCTGATGCAACGCTCTATTGGCTCGCCAAAATGATCTATGCCGGAGAAGAACCGCGATTTATCGCAAGACGGATCTATGTGCATGCCGCTGAAGACGTCGGGCTTGCAGATCCGAATGCGCTCCTTGTCGCACAGGCAGCCTTTGATGCCGTGGAATTTCTCGGCATGCCCGAAGCCCGGATCCCGCTCGCGGAGGCAGCCCTCTATCTCGCAACTGCTCCAAAAAGTAACGCTGTCATCAAAGGGATCGACGCGGCCCTTGAAACCGTTCAAAAAGAACGTCCTGGCGAAGTGCCGGTGCATCTCAGGGACGCTCACTATAAGGGAGCATCCAAACTCGGACACGGAGAAGGCTACCTCTATCCGCATCATTATAATCACCATTATGTCGTTCAACAGTATCTGCCTGACAGCTTAAAAGACAAGCGGTTTTATGAACCTTCTGTCAACGGGTACGAGAAGACCGTTTTGAAACGGCTCGACTACTTTGAAGAACGGAAAAAGACCGGAAAATAA
- a CDS encoding DoxX family protein, giving the protein MFMDFLRNNKIAAGILTFLRVYIGWQWLTAGWGKITGEPFDASGYLNGVVANESVQATYPTYHAFIENFALPNAGIFSFMVAWGEFLVGLGLILGILTTAAAFFGIMMNFAFMFAGTISSNPWLVLLTVFILAAGHNAGKFGGDYYVVPYIRSKFFKNKDVSKASQAA; this is encoded by the coding sequence ATGTTTATGGACTTTTTGAGAAACAACAAAATCGCAGCGGGAATTCTGACTTTTTTACGGGTATACATCGGCTGGCAGTGGTTAACAGCTGGGTGGGGCAAGATCACAGGTGAACCGTTTGATGCATCGGGCTATCTGAACGGCGTTGTCGCAAATGAATCCGTACAGGCCACTTATCCGACCTACCACGCCTTTATCGAGAATTTCGCCCTTCCGAATGCCGGGATTTTCAGCTTTATGGTCGCGTGGGGAGAGTTCCTTGTCGGACTCGGTCTCATCCTCGGTATTTTGACAACAGCAGCCGCATTCTTCGGCATCATGATGAACTTCGCGTTCATGTTCGCCGGCACGATTTCAAGTAACCCATGGCTCGTTCTTCTCACTGTCTTCATCCTTGCAGCAGGCCACAATGCCGGTAAATTCGGCGGCGACTACTATGTCGTGCCATACATCCGCAGCAAGTTCTTCAAGAACAAAGACGTATCAAAGGCCTCACAGGCCGCCTAA
- a CDS encoding LutC/YkgG family protein, which yields MAQGTIQGKDRFLKNVANSLGRKRITEPVEIPAWSKEPHREVFKGMDQNELLDQFILQSDKIHTNVVVTEFDKLNTVFGEVVEQMGKESIVHWKDPRFEEFGLTAALADEKEAGTDVFEWDADNPKKSIAKAEKANIGVTFSDITLAESGTVVLISDSGKGRSVSLLPKRYIAIIPKSTMVPRMTQATDRISEMAKENGRMPSCINFISGPSNSADIELRLVVGVHGPVQATYIVIDDK from the coding sequence ATGGCACAAGGCACAATTCAAGGAAAAGACCGATTTTTGAAAAATGTGGCCAACTCACTAGGCCGTAAGCGGATTACAGAGCCGGTCGAAATCCCGGCCTGGTCGAAAGAACCTCATCGCGAAGTGTTCAAAGGCATGGATCAGAACGAACTGCTCGATCAGTTCATTTTGCAAAGTGATAAGATCCATACGAATGTGGTTGTAACCGAGTTCGATAAACTGAACACTGTATTTGGAGAAGTGGTTGAACAGATGGGGAAAGAATCCATCGTCCACTGGAAAGATCCGCGTTTTGAGGAGTTTGGTCTGACAGCTGCATTGGCCGACGAAAAGGAAGCCGGTACCGATGTGTTTGAATGGGATGCAGATAATCCAAAAAAGAGTATTGCAAAGGCGGAAAAGGCAAACATCGGCGTGACATTCAGTGATATCACGCTCGCAGAGTCCGGAACGGTCGTGTTGATCAGTGACAGCGGCAAAGGACGTTCAGTCAGCCTCTTGCCAAAGCGCTATATTGCAATTATCCCGAAGAGTACGATGGTTCCGCGAATGACACAGGCAACGGACCGTATTTCGGAAATGGCGAAAGAAAACGGCCGGATGCCATCCTGCATTAATTTCATTTCTGGTCCGAGTAACTCTGCGGATATCGAGTTAAGGCTCGTTGTAGGTGTGCACGGTCCGGTTCAGGCAACGTATATTGTCATTGACGATAAATAA